In Hermetia illucens chromosome 5, iHerIll2.2.curated.20191125, whole genome shotgun sequence, a single window of DNA contains:
- the LOC119657017 gene encoding surfeit locus protein 4 homolog, with amino-acid sequence MNIPNEYISKTEDIADQVIRKGKHVLPTIARLCLIATFLEDGLRMWFQWNEQREYMDMSWGCGKFLATLFVLINLFGQIGGCIMVITRYKVEIAVGVLFFIVILQTVAYSILWDIQFLLRNLALLGALLLVLAESRVEGRSLFAGVPSMGENKPKNVMQLAGRILLAFMFITLIRFELSFLQILQDILGSILMVLVTIGYKTKLSALILVALLTILNLYHNAWWTIPSYKPLRDFLKYDFFQTLSVIGGLLMIVSLGPGGVSMDEHKKKW; translated from the exons ATGAACATCCCGAATGAGTATATATCCAAAACAGAAGACATCGCCGACCAG GTGATTCGCAAAGGCAAACATGTTCTTCCCACGATTGCGCGTTTATGCCTAATTGCAACATTCCTCGAAGATGGCCTCCGAATGTGGTTCCAATGGAACGAGCAACGTGAATATATGGACATGAGCTGGGGATGTGGTAAATTCCTGGCAACACTCTTCGTCCTAATTAATCTGTTCGGACAAATTGGTGGCTGTATAATGGTTATCACAAGATATAAGGTTGAAATTGCCGTTGGCGTCCTCTTCTTCATTGTTATATTGCAG ACTGTTGCATATTCCATTCTCTGGGACATTCAATTCTTGCTAAGGAATCTGGCATTGCTGGGTGCACTACTTCTCGTACTTGCCGAGTCTCGGGTTGAAGGCCGGAGCTTATTTGCTGGTGTACCAAGCATGGGTGAAAACAAACCTAAAAATGTTATGCAGCTAGCTGGACGTATTTTGCTTGCTTTCATGTTCATCACACTTATTCGTTTCGAGCTGAGTTTCTTACAG ATCCTGCAAGATATTCTCGGATCGATATTGATGGTTCTAGTAACAATCGGTTATAAGACAAAACTCTCAGCTTTGATTCTTGTCGCACTCCTTACAATTCTTAATTTATATCACAATGCCTGGTGGACGATTCCTTCATACAAACCCCTCAGAGACTTTTTGAAATATGACTTCTTCCag ACATTGTCCGTTATCGGTGGTTTACTTATGATTGTGTCACTAGGACCTGGTGGTGTGTCAATGGATGAGCATAAGAAAAAGTGGTAA